Genomic window (Streptomyces sp. RerS4):
ACCGGGACGGCGGGCACGGCGGCGGGGGCGACGGCCGCGCCCTCGGACGAGCCGGAACAGCCCGTGGCGCCGAACAGCAGGGCGGGCAGCAGGACGGGCAGGACCGCGGCGGAGGCGAAAGCGGAAACGGACTGACGCATACGGGAACCCCTTCGGGGATCTTCGGGGCGGAAATCAGGGGGATGGTGCGGGCCAGTCTCACGCGCCCGAGCGGGGAATTGCACACACCGACACGAGCCCGCGCGGCCAATCACCGCGCGACTGCCACCACAATGCGTTGCGACGGGTTCCGCCGGCGAATTCCGTCACCCCCACACACGGCGGCTCGACACCGCGTCAACCTGGAGGAACCATGACCGTTTCCGTATCCCGACTCGCCTTCGCGGCGCTTTCCGCGGTGGCCGCGGCCGCCGTTCTCACCACCCCGGCGGGGGCGGCCGCGTACGGAAATGAGATTTCCGTACGGAAAGACGCCCACATCAATCCGGACGACACGATCACCCTTTTCGGTACCTACCGGTGCGCACCGACGTCACCCGTGGGGTCGGTTCAGGTCTCGGTGACCGTGATCCAGGACGGGACCCGGCTCACCTTCGCCGGCGACGAGGCGGCGCGGTGCGACGGCGAGCGGCACGACTGGACGGCCTCCGGCGGGCTGCGCATGACGCCCGGCTTCCACCCGGGCGCGGCCGGCGCGGAGGTGCGTCTGCAGCGGGCCGGTGTCTCGGGCAGCGGCCTGGTCCCGACCTCGGTGCACGTCTCCCACCTCGCCGAGAGCCGTCAGGACATCGAGGTCTACGGCTGAGAGGTCCCCGGCTGACAGCCGCAGGGCCACGGCTGACGGCCGTCGAGCCACGGGTTGCCCACCCGGAATCCGGTAGCCGCCGCTACCGGCACTCGGGGGCGACGTCCGTCATCGACATGAACGCCACCGTCTGGCATCCGGGATGCGCGTGCGGCCGGCCCGCCGTCCGGTCGACGTCCTTCGGCACCACGGCCACCAGCAGCAGCGCCGCCAGCAGACCCGTGACCGCGCCCCAGGAGATCCTTTCCATGGGCGCATCATCACCCCACCCCGGCCACCCCACAACCGGGAGCGACCAAACGGTCACTCCATGCCGCGCGGCGAGCCACCGACGTCGAACTCGCACCAGACGGCCTTCCCGTCACCCCGCGACTCCACGCCCCAGTGCGTGGCCAGGGCGTCCACCAGCAGCAGCCCGCGCCCGGTCGTCGCCGCCTCGCCGGGCGTGCGCCTACGGGGCCACACGCTGGAGCGGTCCTTGACCCACAGCCGGATCCGCCGCACCGGCTCGGGCAGCACCTCCATGGTCAACACCGCCCCGCCGTCGGTGTGCAGCAGGGCGTTGACCAGCAGCTCACCGGCCGCCAGCTCGACGTCGTCGGCCAGTTCGGGCATGCCCCAGTCGCGCAGGGCCTGCCGCAGGGCGTAGCGGGCCTCCGACAGCCCCTCGGGGTCCGCCTGGTGGACGTACTGGTGGATGCGCGGCGCGCGGTGGGTGCCCGGGTCGGGGGCGCGGCGCAGGACGAGCAGGGCCACGTCGTCGCCGGAGCCCCAGCGTTCCCAGAGGCGGTCGGAGAGGTGGTCGGCGAGCGCCCCGGCCTCCTGGGGGCCGCTGCGCACCGCGTGGGCCAGGGCGTCCATGCCGACGGTGATGATGGTGCCGGGTTCCTCGACGAGCCCGTCGGTGCACAGCACGAGCGTCTCGCCGGGCACCAGGTCGAGGCGGGTCTCGGGGAACTCCTCCTGTTCGAAGACGGAGGCGAGCCCCAGCGGCAGTCCGCCGCGCACGTTGGGCCAGCCGGTACGCCCGTCCGTGTGCCGGATGAGCGGGCCGAGGTGGCCCGCGCGGACGGCCCGTACGCCGCCGGTTTCCAGGTCGACCTGGGCATACATGCAGGTGGCGAAGCGTTCGGTGTCGAGTTCGGCGAGGAAGCGGGAGGCGCGGGCCAGGACG
Coding sequences:
- a CDS encoding DUF6299 family protein, producing MTVSVSRLAFAALSAVAAAAVLTTPAGAAAYGNEISVRKDAHINPDDTITLFGTYRCAPTSPVGSVQVSVTVIQDGTRLTFAGDEAARCDGERHDWTASGGLRMTPGFHPGAAGAEVRLQRAGVSGSGLVPTSVHVSHLAESRQDIEVYG